In Pan troglodytes isolate AG18354 chromosome 5, NHGRI_mPanTro3-v2.0_pri, whole genome shotgun sequence, the sequence CTAGAGCCACTATAGACTACACTGGACAATTTGTAGAAGAGACGGGAGTATAGATAAATGCATGaatgtaaagaaaaggaaaaaaaatcctcacaACACTAAAATAAAGCATTGCTTCTTGGGAAGAAGATCAGATAATTAGCTGTAATGAGCCTGGCTACATTTAGAAAATCTCTGTGTTTGGATTATGTATGATTTAATTAGTATTTGGACAACTATGATTAATGAGAGGACAAATCTCTAGAACACTATTGAGTAAAAAGGatgattttagattttaaaacttaGCAAATCAAAATGACCCTAGTTCAGTATGCCTTATTGTGTTACAGGTAAAGAACAGCCATCCAGTGAAATCAACTACTCTGGAGTGGCCTGGTTTTTGAGCATGAAATTAAGACACTGAGTTTGTGACTTCTGTCCTCCATTTGTTATATGGATTGTCCTTCATATTGGATCATGTGTCCTCGACCCACCTGTCCAGCTTCATCCCTCTCCTGCCACTTCCCATCTGGCATCTGACATTCCACAGATTCACAAACTTCCTAGCTAATACCCACACTGAGTCCTCTGATTCCCTTTCACTACTTCCCCTTACATGCCTTCATGTCATCTCTCTTAAGAAACTTTCTTTGATTTCGGCTCTTTATTGATCAGATTACTCAATCAGAAGCCGTCTTCTCTATGCTTCATAAGATTTTGAAAATGCCACCATTATTATTGGCTTATTTGTCTCCCCTGATAGATTGTGAACTCCTtaagtttttggctattacttGGTCATCTAGGCCCTGATGTGGCCTATTATAGTGCTTGGCTCATATGAGATACCCAGTTTATCTTTCACAATGAGCGAACACAGCTGGTTGAAAAGATGTCCAATGAGTTGCCACATGCACAGGTCAACAAGACATTTCACCAGGTCACAGTCACATGCTGTTCAGGAATGCTTTCTTTTGGTTTGATCTCTACTCCCTGGGTTCCCAATTATAACAACTTACTGCCTGTTGTTTTTGGCCTCACTTTGgtcccttttttaattttttaatttttattttttgagacagagtctggctctgtcacctaggttagggtgcagtggcgtgatcttggctcactgcaacctccacttcctgggttcaagcgattcttctgcctcagcctcctgagtagctgagactacaggtgctctTCATTgctatgctaatttttgtatttttcatagagacagggtttcaccatgttggccaggatggtctcaaacttgtaacctcaagtgatgctcccacctcagcctcccacctttattttttattttcctaatgattaaggTTATTTTTAATCTCGAAGCCTAGCTGCTTGCTTTAAGAGTTATTTTTTGATTGCCACTATTTAATAAAAGCATCTCATATTTTATCTGGCAAAAGATGCAGAGGTCAACCTGATAATCATGTTAAAGGATATATAGGTTTTTAGGATATATAAACATCtatattatatgaaatatgtCTGAAAGTACATATGGTTGGCCTTCTATATTTATGGGTTCCACatcatggattcaaccaaccacatattgaaaaaacttgaaaaaataaacttataaaaaatcacaatacaataaaaatacgAAATTTTAAATACGATATAGTAATGACTTACATAGtccttacattgtattaggtatttttttttcaccaaaacaatttttatttccagTGTTTAATTGGGTATGCACACAGGCATGACACAGGTTTGGATTCATTAAGTCCTCATGTAGAATTATATTCTTCTCGATAAAGAAGCCAGTTCCATCCAGGATCCACTATCTACACACCTATGTTACAACATTTATATCAAATCTGGTATCTGAAGAAAAGATACACATTTAATATGTTCATTTAAGTTACGTATTttacagaaagattaaaaattcaAGTCACACAAAACTCAAAAACTGTATTAAAAGTTTGAATATAAAACTCAGATCCACCTGGAATGACTAAAGAATGGAAGTTCTGTATCTACCTGTGTTAAAACTGGTAAATGTAATGAAATTTGTTACCAATAAAacgcattcatttattcaatgtaaGTTATCTAATTTTAACAATATGGCACCCTAAAAACCAACTGTATTTTTATGCTGAGGCACTTTCGTTAGTGatgaaaccaaaagaacaaatttgCTGCACACTGATGCCAGCGATTTTCTTCAGTGATTTTGGGTATATGCTATGTAGTAAGTTGCAACAAATACCTTGCTCATTTGTATACAACTATccgatatatttttaaatatatatatatatatatatatatatatatatatatatatatatgtacttctGGCTGTAGTAATGCACTGTAAAGCTATTTCACAGTGCAAAATGATGAAACCAGCCCAAATGAAGGCTGCATAATAACAATTCTGATACAAGAAAATATTGACAGAGTTACTGGAACGTGTGACAGTAGTTTTTTTACTTGCTAGAGTGGACATACCCCCAGTTTAAAGACAGGGATGAAACTCTGCTTTATTGCCTGGGGTTTCAGATAGTTTATGAGGTTGGGCATTCGCTGCAGAACTAGCATTTTTGCTCACGTTCTGGAAGCTTTCTCCATGTATTTGGTCAGGTGACTGTGGTGGTATGGAAAGAAGGGGCCTGTTTGTTGAAGTCAAGGTGCTGGAAGAACTGCCTGTGTCGCAATGAAGAGACAAAGGTGTGTCGGTCGTGGCTATTTCTCGTGTGCTTGGGTTCTCTGTCTGGGGATCTCCGATTTCTCCTCTGCTAAGGTCAGAGGTACTGGTGCGTAGGCGTTCCCTGGCCAGCCAGTCTGAGATGGAAAGGTCCTGGGCTgagcattttggttttaattggtTTACAGCTGAAAGTTCAGATTCTCTCTCCCCGCTCTGCTCATACACTTTCCAAAAATTCAAAACGCTGATTTCAGTAGCATCTCTGTGCCCTCCTAGTGTATGTCTGCGCCGGATGCTTTTCCTTTTAGCAGTCTCGGCATTCACTTTGTGATTCCCTACTCCAAACATGTCATCCGCAGGggctctgggtctcagttttaaCCGATCTGCTGTTTTCGTTTTCCATGTGGGTTCCTGTTTTTCGGATTCGCCTCTGGTGGGTGTCAGTAAACTCCCAGTTGACTTTCCTTTTTTCATAACATCAAACACTTTAGTTAATGAAGgtgcttctttctcattcttgGCATCTCCTAGACTTCCACTATTTGACTTGAATCTAGCTGATTTTTTCCTGGAAAGAGTATCACATTCGATGAGTTTATGGGAACTGAAGAGCTGTCTCCGGCTATCTAAACTTGATGTTAAACTTCCCTCGGTGCAACTTAATTCACTTCCTTCAGAATTTCTCCGGCTGCTCTTAGTCACTTCTTGCAGTTTTCCTCGGAAAAGCCTCTCTGAAGTCAAGGCTGTGGGGAACACGGGAAACTCGCTCTCGCTGTCGGTTTCCACAGGCCGCCCTTTGCTGATGAGTTCGCTTCTCTCGTCATCTGCCTCGTCCCCCTTGCTCTCTGCCGCGGATTGCACCTCAGGGCTCAGTCGACTGGAGTCCAGGCTAGTCAAGTATGTAGCAGACGATGTGGTGGAATAATCTGAGGTGATGGTGCTGACGTTGGCCAAAAACTCGCTGTTTCGTTTCTGGACTGGTTGATTTCTTCATGGAAAACCTTGCCAGGGAGGCCTGGGAAGACGTGCTGAGCAAAGTGCCAGAGTCAGAGCCTGTCTCTTCAAGGTGGGAGGACTTCTGTGCCAGAAGTGACCTGGGGCTCTCTTTCAGGATGGCAAAGCGACAGCTGAGAGTTGGTGACTTGTTGTGTTTTGAGTTGTGTGGTGGTGAGGGTTCTTCGGAAGGCGTGCTCTCTTTTCCTAGTGATATCTTTTCATCTTTTGTCCTGCTGGGGTCTTTCCTAGTGCTGTTTTCTTTGGCAATGATGATCTTCTGTTTTCTGCCCAGTGTCTCACTTTCTTTTTTGGACTCCTCTTTAGTATCACTGTGACactgttccacattttctttcttaaaaaatacattgtcCAGTTCATCTTCTGAGCTGCTAGGCTGTgctttttcttttggcttcttCCTCTTGTGACTAGCAGCTGCAAAGATGGAGGACACAAGCAGTTCCCTGCTATACTGACCCTTTCCAGATCCCCAAGAACCCTTAGATTTTGTTGAGTCACTAGTAGCTGAATCTGATACATCTCCTGGGGAGACTCCTGTCCTTCCAATGTTGGTGAGTAAATGATCTATGTTTGGCACTGGCTGAGAGTCTACTGTGCTTTCCTCCTGCACTGTTGTAAGAGGCTCTTCAGCACCTTCTTCTGTGAAAAACCAGTCATGGTGCTAGATGAACGTTTCTACGATCTTGTACTGGTCAGGCATGTGGGTGACCATGTGGGTGATGTTGTCTTCTGATGTTCGAACAAGGGTGGGACCAAACACTATTGCTAGGTTTCTTGGttccatcttatttttttctgaattttctgccACTGTCTTCAGATGAGCTGAAAGGAACTTAAGTGTTTCATAATGATGTTCAGGCAAATCGTGAATtagtctttttaatgttttcagacGATCTAGAGGATCTTCTTTACGATTGGCTTCAATAAAATCAGCATATTTATCATTTGTGAAGAGAGGCTCAGGGAGTTTTCTGAAGAAGGATTTTAGTAAACTGCTTATCACATTCAAATCTCACCATTTATCATCTTGTATATCAATATCAGCCATTCCCTTGTTGAGTTCTTCTTGCATACTTGAGATGGCTGCATTATTTCCAGGAGCTCTGTAAATACCTGTATATTCAAGACCTCTTTCTTCAACTAATTTGCAACATATGTCAACTATTAATGGAATATACCGATTAGTATGAGCTGGTGGGCAGTCATCTAGTCGGATGCCGAAAGTTCCTGTAGCAGTTGGCTTTTTCTCAAATGTCTTTCTCATGATACTTGGAATGCCTTTTCTCCATGTGCCTTTGTCTTTTGGGGGACTGGTATCATCTTTACTGAGAAGTTTCCTTTCCAATTCTTCCTTCGGAGAGTGTGGGCTTTGAGTCTTTGGCTCTGATTTAGCACCAAGCGAAGTTTGCCTGATGCTGAGACTCTGGCGAGGTGTTTTTGGCAACTGTTCTGCTTTGCTCATCAGATTGTTGTATTCTTTTATTGCTCGACTAATTAGATCCCTGTTAGTGACTCCAGTGTCCTCTTCGTTTAGGTTGCTGCTCTCCCGGATCGTCTTGATCCAAGCTAACATATCATCTATGTCTTCAGCCTGAAACAGGCATTCACAGTCAGACATGGTGAGTCGAAACACATTTTTCCTCTTGGTCTCACTGTAAAAGATGTCTATCAAGCAAGCATTAACACTGATGGGCTGCTCTTCCTCAGACGGAGTCGTCTGCTCTCTTTTATCTTTGTACAGGTAAAGTGAATGACCCCGAAGGACAACATACATCTGTTTCCATGGCTGAATACTTCCACCAACTCGCTTGCCCTTATCGGTGACAAGGGGTCGGAAATGGAGCCACCCTTCCTTGGCAGCATCACTGAAGACCTCTGAGGAAGAATCTTTTCTGGACCCAGAGTCTTCTGATGACTTTTGGCTGTCTGCGATCTTGATTCCCTTCAGACTAGATACGTGCTTAAAGGACAATTTTGCATCTTCTCTGTAATCATCCAGACCCTCATCATATGATTTTGATCTTTCTGTCTTTGAGTTGGGCTGAGCATCCAGGCTAGGAGGGCCAACAGATTCGTGGTCATGTGAGAGCTGACGGCGAATTAATGGAGCTGAAGTTGTGAGGCTAGGAGGAACTGTTGCTATGGAGGGGACCTGAAAGTTAGAGGCTGATAGAACAGCAGAAGCAAGGATATGTGCAATATCATGATCAATGCTAGGGCTAGTTGGTTCATCTATAAATGGTATGGAAGTCAAAGAATCGCCAGGCGGACTGGTACTCGAGGCTTTTCTTTCCTCCATTCTTTTTATGTGGACCTCTCGACGTGCATCATTGGGCAGCCAGCAGGTAGTGTCTGACCAGGTCTCCTGGTCGTTTACTGCCAAGATGTAAGACTGATGCCTTAAAGGCTGCGGTGTCTGGCGTCCAGATGGAGGTTTTTCCCTTAGGATGACAGCTTCTTTATTATCTAAAGTATCTGATTGCTCAATTTCAGCCTCTTGTAAACTTAAGTCTTGATTCCTTTGACTGACAGGTAGTTCTAAATCTGAAGTACCAGCGTTTTCACTCGACTGAGGGGCAGGTTTGGCAGAGGCTCCAGATAAAGAGGGGGATTTCCCAGTCTCCACTTGCTGATTGGGGGCACTGTCAGTCCTTACCCATGTCTGCTGATTCAACAGACTGTTCTGATGCAAGTGATTTACTGGTCTTTGGTCTTTGATAGAAACAAATGATTTCTGGCTAAATGATGGTTTTGTGACATGCGTGGAAGGAGCTTTCAGAGAATTACTTCGGACTTTCACAAGAGGTGACCTGTCTTGTGAAATACACTGAGGCAGTGACATTCCACAAGTAGTCTGAAAATTTCTGTTTGACTGCAGTGTTTTTAGATCTGgtggaatttttttaaactgcGACACAGATCCCACTCCTCTACCACTCATTCGCCTGTTATCAGAATTAACAAAGCTTGGAGCCACAGCAAAATTGGAACCTCGAAAAGATTTATGAATTTCTTGCTGCCTAGGTCTTTCATAAATACCTCGTCTATCATCCTGTTCAGTAAACCCACTCCACTTGTAAGTCTGTTTTATCTCTCCATTGGAATCAGGTATTGGAGTTCCAGAATTGACATTTTCTAAGGTTTCATCCTGTTCCTCAATATAATCCCATGAACGAGTTCTATGATTACTAAAACTAACAGATGGAGACATCAGTGCTCCTTGAGATGCACTTCTTGGACAATACTTCATTAGCACAGAATCTTCCAGTCTTTCTTGGGACACACTGCGTTGCCGTATCTGGACAGACTGGGGCACTCGATCATGAGAGGTGCTTCGATGTTGTCCCTGCAAAGTAGTGCGGTTGGGGACGACCTGGTTATAATCCATCGTGCTTTGAGATGCTGCTCTTAAACTATCTAATCTTTCTTGTATTGTCTGACAACCTATGTGCAATCATCTGTTATCAATATACTCTTtgtaagttttatagtttttccagTCTATGTGCTGATGGGAATTTGGCGAATAGTGATTAACAGATACAGAGGAAGCCTCCACAGCTTGAGATCTGCTGCTTGAGATTCCATCAGAATGTCCACTGTAATTTCCAGATTTAAGTAAAATTCCAGAAGGTTCCAATGATCTGGAGCCTGCAGGCTGATGAATTAGATGAGTGGTGGGAATTGATAATGGTGGTGATGTGGTTCTGGACACTGTTTTTAAAGAGGTCTGCTCATTCACGCCATACCTCACTTCTTCAGTTCTATGTGAAGGACGTGTATGGTTGTTTCTATTGGATAACAAATCTACAACCTTCTCAGAAGGCACAATGACAGTCCTTACACTTTCATTG encodes:
- the LOC739951 gene encoding LOW QUALITY PROTEIN: rho GTPase-activating protein 21-like (The sequence of the model RefSeq protein was modified relative to this genomic sequence to represent the inferred CDS: inserted 2 bases in 1 codon; substituted 3 bases at 3 genomic stop codons), which gives rise to MKKMETEEPFEIDGSSVQLVSLSAITLETGNASRKTKKPLGPNGYHFVKQVKEGGPAFEAGLCTGDQIIKVNGESVIGKTYSQVIALIQNSDTTFELSVMPKYEDILQVAYSQDAYLKGNEAYSGNARNIPEPPPICYPWLSSAPSAMAQPVEISPPDSSLSKQQTSTPVLTQPGRVYRMEIQVPPSPTDVAKSNTAVCVCNESVRTVIVPSEKVVDLLSNRNNHTRPSHRTEEVRYGVNEQTSLKTVSRTTSPPLSIPTTHLIHQPAGSRSLEPSGILLKSGNYSGHSDGISSSRSQAVEASSVSVNHYSPNSHQHIDWKNYKTYKEYIDNRXLHIGCQTIQERLDSLRAASQSTMDYNQVVPNRTTLQGQHRSTSHDRVPQSVQIRQRSVSQERLEDSVLMKYCPRSASQGALMSPSVSFSNHRTRSWDYIEEQDETLENVNSGTPIPDSNGEIKQTYKWSGFTEQDDRRGIYERPRQQEIHKSFRGSNFAVAPSFVNSDNRRMSGRGVGSVSQFKKIPPDLKTLQSNRNFQTTCGMSLPQCISQDRSPLVKVRSNSLKAPSTHVTKPSFSQKSFVSIKDQRPVNHLHQNSLLNQQTWVRTDSAPNQQVETGKSPSLSGASAKPAPQSSENAGTSDLELPVSQRNQDLSLQEAEIEQSDTLDNKEAVILREKPPSGRQTPQPLRHQSYILAVNDQETWSDTTCWLPNDARREVHIKRMEERKASSTSPPGDSLTSIPFIDEPTSPSIDHDIAHILASAVLSASNFQVPSIATVPPSLTTSAPLIRRQLSHDHESVGPPSLDAQPNSKTERSKSYDEGLDDYREDAKLSFKHVSSLKGIKIADSQKSSEDSGSRKDSSSEVFSDAAKEGWLHFRPLVTDKGKRVGGSIQPWKQMYVVLRGHSLYLYKDKREQTTPSEEEQPISVNACLIDIFYSETKRKNVFRLTMSDCECLFQAEDIDDMLAWIKTIRESSNLNEEDTGVTNRDLISRAIKEYNNLMSKAEQLPKTPRQSLSIRQTSLGAKSEPKTQSPHSPKEELERKLLSKDDTSPPKDKGTWRKGIPSIMRKTFEKKPTATGTFGIRLDDCPPAHTNRYIPLIVDICCKLVEERGLEYTGIYRAPGNNAAISSMQEELNKGMADIDIQDDKWXDLNVISSLLKSFFRKLPEPLFTNDKYADFIEANRKEDPLDRLKTLKRLIHDLPEHHYETLKFLSAHLKTVAENSEKNKMEPRNLAIVFGPTLVRTSEDNITHMVTHMPDQYKIVETFIXHHDWFFTEEGAEEPLTTVQEESTVDSQPVPNIDHLLTNIGRTGVSPGDVSDSATSDSTKSKGSWGSGKGQYSRELLVSSIFAAASHKRKKPKEKAQPSSSEDELDNVFFKKENVEQCHSDTKEESKKESETLGRKQKIIIAKENSTRKDPSRTKDEKISLGKESTPSEEPSPPHNSKHNKSPTLSCRFAILKESPRSLLAQKSSHLEETGSDSGTLLSTSSQASLARFSMKKSTSPETKXSEFLANVSTITSDYSTTSSATYLTSLDSSRLSPEVQSAAESKGDEADDERSELISKGRPVETDSESEFPVFPTALTSERLFRGKLQEVTKSSRRNSEGSELSCTEGSLTSSLDSRRQLFSSHKLIECDTLSRKKSARFKSNSGSLGDAKNEKEAPSLTKVFDVMKKGKSTGSLLTPTRGESEKQEPTWKTKTADRLKLRPRAPADDMFGVGNHKVNAETAKRKSIRRRHTLGGHRDATEISVLNFWKVYEQSGERESELSAVNQLKPKCSAQDLSISDWLARERLRTSTSDLSRGEIGDPQTENPSTREIATTDTPLSLHCDTGSSSSTLTSTNRPLLSIPPQSPDQIHGESFQNVSKNASSAANAQPHKLSETPGNKAEFHPCL